In Pedobacter sp. W3I1, one DNA window encodes the following:
- a CDS encoding nucleotide exchange factor GrpE, whose translation MFNKKKNNDKEENIMNPENTSENTAENVENTDAPIAETEQAPELSAEEKLQAEVQQLNDKYLRLYAEFDNYKRRTQKERVELLQTAGKDVIVSLLPVLDDFDRALKAMETATEVAPVKEGILLVSTKLKNTLAQKGLKDVESISQPFNTDFHEAITNIPAPSDDLKGKVIDEVEKGYTLNDNVIRFAKVVVGA comes from the coding sequence ATGTTTAATAAGAAGAAAAATAACGATAAAGAAGAAAATATAATGAATCCTGAAAATACATCAGAAAATACTGCTGAGAATGTAGAGAATACTGATGCTCCTATCGCTGAAACTGAGCAGGCACCCGAATTATCTGCAGAAGAAAAATTGCAAGCGGAAGTTCAACAGCTTAACGACAAATATTTACGTTTATATGCTGAGTTCGATAATTATAAACGTCGTACGCAAAAAGAACGTGTAGAATTATTGCAAACTGCTGGTAAAGATGTAATTGTTTCACTTTTACCTGTTTTAGATGATTTTGACCGTGCATTAAAAGCAATGGAAACTGCTACTGAGGTAGCTCCGGTTAAAGAAGGTATATTGTTGGTAAGCACAAAACTGAAAAATACCTTAGCACAAAAAGGTTTGAAAGATGTAGAAAGCATTAGCCAACCTTTCAATACCGATTTCCACGAAGCCATTACTAATATCCCTGCTCCTAGCGATGACCTTAAAGGGAAAGTGATTGATGAGGTTGAAAAAGGTTATACCTTAAATGATAATGTTATCCGCTTTGCTAAAGTTGTAGTTGGAGCGTAA
- the dnaJ gene encoding molecular chaperone DnaJ — protein MSKRDYYDVLGVTRGAAADEIKKAYRKMAIKYHPDKNPGDKAAEDKFKEAAEAYEILSSPDKKQRYDQYGHAGVGGASGGGYGGGGMNMDDIFSNFGDVFGGHNPFESFFGGGGGGQQRGGRRVAKGSNLRIKVKLTLEEIAHGAEKKIKVNKLIVCKTCDGSGAKDKSSVSTCGTCGGSGQVRRVTNTILGQMQTASTCPTCNGSGQQITSKCTVCHGDGVVRGEETITINIPAGVSEGMQLSMSGKGNAAPNGGIPGDLIILIEETPHETLKREGNNIVYDLHLSFVDAALGMSIEVPTIDGKAKIKIEPGTQSGKLLRLKGKGLPEVNSYHRGDEIIHINIWTPKALSSDERDALEKLRESPNFKPQPGKNDKSFFERMKEYFE, from the coding sequence ATGAGTAAAAGAGATTATTACGATGTATTAGGCGTAACTAGGGGCGCAGCCGCTGATGAGATAAAGAAAGCTTATCGCAAGATGGCTATTAAATATCACCCAGATAAAAACCCAGGAGATAAAGCTGCTGAAGATAAATTTAAGGAAGCTGCAGAAGCTTACGAAATTTTAAGCAGTCCCGATAAAAAACAACGTTATGATCAATACGGTCATGCTGGTGTTGGTGGCGCAAGTGGCGGTGGTTACGGCGGTGGCGGCATGAACATGGACGATATTTTTAGCAATTTCGGCGATGTATTTGGCGGCCATAATCCTTTCGAAAGCTTTTTTGGCGGCGGCGGTGGCGGTCAGCAACGTGGCGGTCGTCGTGTTGCCAAAGGTTCCAACCTGCGCATAAAAGTTAAATTAACGCTTGAAGAAATTGCACATGGTGCAGAAAAGAAAATCAAGGTTAATAAACTGATCGTTTGTAAAACTTGCGACGGCTCTGGCGCAAAAGATAAATCATCGGTTAGTACCTGTGGTACCTGCGGTGGCAGCGGCCAGGTGCGTAGAGTAACCAATACCATTTTAGGCCAGATGCAAACTGCATCTACCTGTCCTACCTGTAACGGTAGCGGTCAGCAAATTACCTCAAAATGTACAGTTTGTCATGGAGACGGTGTTGTACGTGGCGAAGAAACCATTACCATTAATATTCCTGCCGGTGTAAGTGAAGGTATGCAATTAAGCATGAGTGGAAAAGGAAATGCAGCACCTAATGGTGGCATCCCTGGTGATTTAATTATCTTAATTGAAGAAACACCGCACGAAACGCTTAAACGCGAAGGCAATAATATTGTGTACGATTTACATTTAAGTTTTGTTGATGCTGCTTTAGGTATGAGTATCGAGGTACCAACCATTGATGGTAAAGCAAAAATAAAAATCGAACCAGGTACCCAAAGCGGAAAATTATTGCGCTTAAAAGGTAAAGGTTTGCCAGAAGTGAATTCTTACCACAGAGGCGATGAGATTATCCACATCAACATCTGGACACCAAAAGCTTTAAGTAGCGACGAACGTGATGCTTTAGAGAAATTACGTGAATCGCCGAACTTTAAGCCTCAACCAGGTAAAAATGATAAGAGTTTCTTCGAAAGAATGAAAGAATACTTCGAGTAA
- a CDS encoding cell division ATP-binding protein FtsE, whose translation MAGNSVIHLSNVDVFQQKHLVLSNVNLHIEKDEFVFLIGQTGSGKSSLLKILYGDLHIGNGEGNIAGFDLKNLKESQVPFLRRKLGVVFQDFQLLTDRTIEKNLEFVLKATGWKDEKLINERIKDVLDKVGLRSKIKKMPHEISGGEQQRIVIARALLNDPEIILADEPTGNLDPETSEEIVTLLKQISQAGTAVLMATHDYHIIRTFPSRIIKCENGVVHEDAQIV comes from the coding sequence ATGGCAGGCAACTCAGTAATTCATTTAAGCAATGTTGATGTTTTTCAACAGAAACATTTAGTCCTCTCAAACGTAAATTTACACATCGAAAAAGACGAATTTGTATTCCTGATCGGTCAAACAGGTTCGGGTAAGAGCAGCTTGCTTAAAATATTATATGGCGATTTACATATTGGCAATGGTGAAGGCAATATTGCCGGTTTCGACCTTAAAAACCTAAAAGAAAGCCAGGTGCCCTTTTTACGCCGTAAATTGGGTGTGGTTTTTCAGGATTTTCAATTGCTTACTGATAGGACCATCGAAAAAAACCTTGAGTTTGTGCTTAAGGCAACAGGCTGGAAAGATGAAAAACTAATTAACGAGCGCATTAAAGATGTTTTAGACAAAGTTGGTTTACGTTCTAAAATCAAAAAAATGCCACACGAAATTTCTGGTGGTGAACAGCAACGTATTGTTATTGCAAGAGCTTTATTAAATGATCCGGAAATAATTTTAGCTGATGAGCCTACCGGGAATTTAGACCCAGAAACATCAGAAGAAATTGTAACCCTGCTAAAACAAATCAGCCAGGCCGGAACTGCAGTATTAATGGCAACACACGATTACCACATCATCCGCACTTTCCCTTCGCGCATCATTAAATGTGAGAATGGAGTTGTGCACGAAGATGCGCAAATCGTATAA
- a CDS encoding DUF3829 domain-containing protein produces the protein MKTLLKLTALALVLSVTACKNDGKKDSNAKTSYAEVDEKDVNEIIEYNNVVVSFTDKNNDYIKRIEGNIIKIEKGLGNPNDNFAFIGLITPFSMSTISSSKIKPDTPPSALSSDDQKFFKENVVSMTGVLDKIKETYKSLDEYIQAEDWKDDKGVKGKALVDSIYSMGKKYYAYDEQVLAKLNIIGDDAERVILKTHPLKEYIFALKDDRSKVAEFTKLLASNKNYKTIEAKAKSAYQVLEDQYNKHVAMTAPDAAKFPGKDSYFRNFNDRLNDYLIAARKMMRDASASGKLTEYDIEELVRDQDNMRSAYNNFVD, from the coding sequence ATGAAAACACTCTTAAAATTAACTGCCCTTGCACTTGTATTGTCGGTAACAGCATGCAAAAATGATGGTAAAAAAGACAGTAATGCTAAAACAAGCTACGCTGAGGTTGATGAAAAAGACGTAAATGAGATTATTGAGTACAACAATGTAGTGGTAAGCTTTACGGATAAAAACAACGATTATATTAAGCGTATAGAAGGTAACATTATTAAAATTGAAAAAGGCTTGGGAAACCCAAATGACAATTTCGCTTTTATTGGTTTAATCACGCCATTTTCTATGAGCACAATCAGTAGCAGTAAAATAAAGCCAGATACACCTCCAAGTGCTTTAAGCAGCGATGATCAAAAATTTTTCAAGGAAAACGTAGTATCCATGACGGGCGTACTTGATAAAATTAAAGAAACATATAAATCTTTAGATGAATATATCCAGGCAGAAGATTGGAAGGATGACAAAGGGGTTAAAGGAAAAGCTTTAGTGGATTCTATTTACAGCATGGGCAAAAAATATTATGCTTATGATGAACAGGTTTTGGCTAAATTAAATATAATTGGCGATGATGCAGAACGTGTAATTTTAAAAACTCACCCGCTAAAAGAGTATATTTTTGCATTAAAAGATGACAGGAGCAAAGTTGCCGAGTTTACTAAATTATTGGCCAGTAATAAAAATTATAAAACGATAGAGGCAAAGGCTAAATCTGCTTATCAGGTGCTAGAAGATCAGTATAATAAACATGTAGCTATGACTGCGCCCGATGCAGCTAAATTTCCTGGCAAGGATAGTTATTTTAGAAATTTTAACGATCGGTTAAATGATTATTTAATTGCGGCGAGGAAAATGATGCGTGATGCATCTGCTTCTGGTAAATTAACAGAGTATGATATTGAGGAATTAGTTAGGGATCAGGATAATATGAGATCGGCCTACAACAATTTTGTTGACTAG